Proteins encoded in a region of the Botrytis cinerea B05.10 chromosome 11, complete sequence genome:
- the Bcmcm4 gene encoding Bcmcm4 encodes MSSPAGRRQRNSQSTTPRRTSARNSQAVPSSPPDPAAAQLQNEAASSQGVTGTPRRGIIPSSSPMNYRSSPADAARFNREISSPLRQMTNTQTTEDGDRTPRAGASALIGDSSPIRYEASSSPGRAYANDPQTNIPSDSSGLFVRSSRSQGPGSAVNNSRRGDITSDNLNTPRARRRIFMDESGRIVRDVPPEDAEAPSFSNLDPTTSDAQAMGGNSTLCIWGTNVSINDTLSTFKDFLRNYTKKYRMWGEGMSEEDTQADPESNSKEYLEMMQNMLTLGITSLNLDFRNLKAYPPTKKLWQQAQDYPQDIVTLMDQGIKDVMYEIAENQMAVQRQSQSSAGQASGRSRIQSSEPPVPSSERSEPEAATPREQDSNEVDLCAEVQKRSYRVRPFGLDKTINMRELDPSDVDKIIAIKGLVIRTTPIIPDMKDAFFKCSVCNHTVKVDIDRGKIAEPTECPRPVCKSPNSMQIVHNRSGFMDKQVIKLQETPDSVPAGQTPHSVSMCAYDELVDLCKAGDRVEITGIFKASPVRVNPRQRTLKSIYKTYIDVLHIQKVDKKRMGIDASTVEQEISDQLTGNIEETRKVSEEEEEKIRETAARPDIYELLSRSLAPSIFEMDDVKKGILLQLFGGTNKSFEKGGSPKYRGDINILLCGDPSTAKSQILQYVHKIAPRGVYTSGKGSSAVGLTAYVTRDPETRQLVLESGALVLSDGGVCCIDEFDKMSDATRSVLHEVMEQQTVSIAKAGIITTLNARTSILASANPIGSKYNPNLPVPQNIDLPPTLLSRFDLVYLVLDRIDETADRRLARHLLSMYLDDKPQSASGGMEILPIEFLTSYISYARAKCQPRISQEASTELVSAYVEMRKLGEDIRAAERRITATTRQLESMIRLSEAHAKMRLSEIVTKEDVQEAVRLIKSALKQAATDARTGLIDMSLLTEGTSASERRRKGDLKNAVLGVVDEMTGPGGNARWTEVVRKLGEQSSLQVDAAEFGEAVRGLELEGKVMILGEGPRRSIRRVTGQS; translated from the exons ATGTCGTCCCCTGCCGGTCGTCGGCAGCGCAATTCTCAATCTACGACTCCTAGGCGTACATCAGCGAGAAATTCACAAGCTGTACCAAGCAGTCCACCAGACCCCGCCGCTGCTCAACTTCAAAATGAAGCAGCCTCGTCACAAGGCGTTACAGGCACTCCTCGGCGGGGTATCATTCCATCGTCGTCGCCCATGAATTATCGATCTTCTCCAGCAGATGCTGCACGATTCAATAGAGAAATCAGCTCACCCCTGAGACAAATGACAAACACCCAGACAACAGAAGATGGCGATCGTACTCCAAGAGCAGGTGCTAGCGCTCTCATCGGTG ACTCTTCACCCATCAGATACGAAGCAAGTTCTAGTCCTGGCAGAGCATATGCCAATGATCCTCAGACCAATATTCCAAGTGACAGCAGTGGTCTTTTTGTTCGCTCTTCTCGTTCCCAAGGTCCTGGGTCTGCGGTTAACAATTCACGAAGAGGAGACATTACTTCTGACAACCTTAACACACCCCGTGCGAGAAGACGTATTTTCATGGATGAAAGTGGTCGAATTGTAAGAGATGTTCCACCTGAAGATGCGGAAGCTCCATCTTTCTCGAACCTCGACCCAACAACTTCAGATGCGCAAGCAATGGGAGGAAACTCTACACTTTGTATCTGGGGTACGAATGTTTCTATAAACGATACGTTGTCCACATTCAAGGACTTCCTTCGAAATTATACCAAAAAATACCGAATGTGGGGTGAAGGAATGTCAGAGGAAGACACCCAAGCTGATCCAGAATCAAACTCAAAGGAATACTTGGAGATGATGCAAAATATGTTGACTCTTGGAATTACAAGTCTCAATTTGGATTTCCGCAATCTCAAAGCATACCCTCCAACCAAGAAACTCTGGCAACAAGCACAGGATTACCCTCAGGATATTGTCACTCTTATGGATCAAGGTATTAAAGATGTGATGTATGAGATCGCAGAAAATCAAATGGCAGTTCAAAGGCAATCACAAAGCTCCGCTGGACAGGCATCTGGAAGAAGCAGGATTCAAAGCTCAGAGCCCCCTGTTCCAAGTTCGGAGAGAAGCGAGCCAGAAGCTGCAACACCACGAGAGCAAGATTCCAATGAAGTGGACTTGTGTGCGGAGGTACAAAAGAGATCATATAGAGTTCGACCCTTTGGATTGGACAAGACTATCAATATGAGAGAACTTGATCCATCCGACGTCGACAAGATTATTGCTATCAAAGGTCTCGTTATTCGAACTACGCCAATCATTCCAGATATGAAAGATGCGTTCTTTAAGTGTTCTGTTTGCAATCATACTGTCAAGGTCGATATTGACCGTGGTAAGATTGCCGAGCCTACAGAATGTCCTCGTCCGGTTTGTAAATCTCCAAACTCCATGCAGATTGTACACAACAGGTCTGGATTCATGGATAAGCAAGTTATCAAGCTTCAAGAAACTCCAGATTCCGTTCCTGCTGGTCAAACACCACATTCCGTCTCGATGTGTGCATATGATGAGTTGGTGGATCTGTGCAAAGCTGGTGACAGAGTTGAGATTACTGGTATCTTCAAAGCTAGTCCAGTTCGTGTCAATCCTCGCCAAAGAACTCTCAAAAGCATTTATAAAACGTACATCGACGTTTTACACATTCAAAAGGTTgacaagaaaagaatgggAATTGATGCTTCGACCGTTGAGCAAGAAATATCCGATCAGTTGACAGGCAACATTGAAGAAACTAGAAAGGTTTctgaagaggaggaagaaaaaatcAGAGAAACCGCTGCAAGACCCGATATCTACGAACTTCTATCTCGATCCCTCGCACCTAGTATTTTTGAGATGGACGATGTTAAGAAGGGTATCTTGCTTCAATTATTTGGTGGAACTAACAAGTCTTTCGAAAAAGGAGGAAGTCCAAAATACAGAggagatatcaatattctattGTGTGGTGATCCTTCTACTGCGAAGTCTCAGATTCTTCAATACGTACACAAGATCGCTCCTCGTGGTGTATATACTAGTGGTAAAGGATCTTCGGCAGTTGGTTTAACAGCATATGTTACTCGAGATCCAGAAACACGCCAACTCGTTCTTGAATCCGGAGCTCTTGTTTTGTCAGATGGAGGTGTTTGCTGTATTGATGAATTCGACAAAATGTCGGATGCTACACGATCAGTCTTGCACGAAGTTATGGAACAACAAACTGTCTCTATTGCCAAGGCAGGAATCATCACCACTTTGAATGCCAGAACGAGTATTCTTGCTTCCGCAAATCCAATTGGAAGTAAATATAATCCAAACTTGCCGGTACCTCAAAACATCGATTTACCACCTACTTTACTTTCCAGATTTGATCTTGTCTACTTGGTCTTGGATCGTATTGATGAGACTGCTGATCGTAGATTGGCTCGTCATCTTCTCAGTATGTACCTAGATGATAAGCCACAGAGTGCTTCAGGAGGAATGGAGATTTTG CCCATCGAGTTCCTCACTTCCTACATCTCATACGCTCGTGCAAAGTGTCAGCCACGCATCAGTCAAGAAGCATCTACCGAACTCGTTTCCGCCTACGTTGAAATGCGTAAACTGGGTGAAGATATTCGCGCCGCTGAACGTCGTATCACAGCTACCACTCGTCAACTCGAATCTATGATTCGTCTTTCAGAAGCTCACGCCAAAATGCGTCTTTCTGAAATCGTCACGAAAGAAGATGTTCAAGAAGCAGTTCGATTGATTAAGAGTGCGCTAAAACAGGCAGCTACGGATGCCAGAAcgggattgattgatatgagTCTTTTGACAGAAGGAACATCCGCAAgtgagaggaggagaaagggagatttgaaaaatgCGGTATTGGGAGTCGTGGATGAAATGACGGGACCAGGTGGAAATGCTAGATGGACTGAAGTTGTAAGGAAACTTGGCGAGCAAAGTAGTTTGCAAGTTGACGCGGCGGAGTTTGGAGAGGCGGTTAGGGGGCTGGAATTAGAAGGGAAGGTTATGATTCTGGGTGAAGGCCCGAGGAGAAGTATTAGGAGGGTTACCGGTCAATCTTAG
- the Bcpsf1 gene encoding Bcpsf1 has translation MYGDLGNKLVQHAKRTQKLEHLPPYQTEMVRAVTREVRDLDKDASNILQSIGGSFDPSADPATACTLLVDHLCMRRNKRCLLAYHRTRTDKLEEMVWNGSDVLDLAAQQHRITNEGQGGGTDLGNGEGNSSSLSPEEEEYVRQYSDLLAAFKGHWTDIDLTGSLEPPRDLFIDVRVLKDAGEIQTEYGTINLTKNSQFYVRQGDVERLIAQGYLQKLS, from the exons ATGTACGGAGATCTAGGGAATAAATTG GTTCAGCATGCCAAAAGAACTCAAAAACTCGAACACCTTCCTCCATACCAGACTGAGATGGTTCGCGCAGTGACTAGAGAGGTTAGAGACTTAGACAAAGACGCTTCGAATATTTTACAATCCATCGGTGGCTCATTTGATCCATCTGCCGACCCCGCGACAGCATGCACTCTCCTCGTTGACCACTTGTGTATGCGGAGGAACAAACGATGTCTCCTCGCATATCACCGTACCCGAACCGACAAGCTTGAAGAGATGGTATGGAATGGTAGCGATGTTTTGGATCTCGCTGCACAGCAACACCGCATTACAAATGAGGGACAGGGCGGAGGGACAGATTTAGGAAATGGTGAGGGGAATAGCAGTAGTCTCAGCccggaagaggaagaatacGTCAGGCAATATAGCGATTTACTCGCTGCTTTCAAAGGACATTGGACCGATATTGATCTGACTGGTAGTCTTGAACCTCCCAGAGATTTGTTCATTGATGTTCGGGTCCTCAAAGATGCCGGAGAAATCCAGACAGAATATGG CACCATCAATCTTACCAAAAACTCGCAATTTTATGTTCGCCAAGGGGACGTTGAACGCTTGATCGCACAAGGATACCTTCAAAAACTCAGCTAA